Below is a genomic region from Prochlorococcus marinus str. MIT 0918.
CCAATTATTCCTAGAGGCCCAGTTACCAGAATTGCTGTTGATGCAACTTTGAGAGCAGCAGCCCCTTATCAAAAAGCCCGTAAAGCAAGAGAACCTGGAAGAAAAGTAATTGTAGAAGAAGGAGATTTAAGAGCTAAATTACTTCAAAAGAAAGCAGGATCTTTAGTTATCTTTCTTGTGGATGCAAGTGGGTCAATGGCACTCAATAGAATGCAAAGTGCAAAAGGAGCCTTGATTAGACTTTTAACAGAAGCTTATGAAAGTCGTGACGAAGTATCCTTGATCCCATTTAGAGGAGAACAGGCTGAGGTCTTATTGCCACCTACAAGATCTATTACAGCAGCAAAGAGAAGACTGGAAACAATGCCTTGTGGAGGCGGCTCCCCTCTTGCCCATGGTTTAACACAAGCGGCCCGAGTCGGAGCTAATGCACTTGCTACAGGAGATTTAGGGCAAGTTGTAGTCGTCGCAATAACAGATGGCCGAGGAAATATTCCCCTTAGTAAATCTTTGGGTCAGCCTGAGCTGGAAGGAGAGAGTTCTGTTGATTTGAAACAAGAGGTCTTAGATGTTGCTTCGCGTTATCGAATGTTAGGTATTAAACTATTAGTAATAGATACTGAAAGAAAGTTTATTGCTAGTGGTATTGGTAAAGAGTTGGCAGAAGCTGCAGGAGGTAAATATGTTCAACTTCCCAAAGCAACTGATCAAGCTTTGGCTTCAATTGCGATGGATGCAATTAATACCGTGAAATAAATATAAATCTATTATTTGTAAATATCATTAAATAGTTTACCTATCCCAATTGCAGCATCTTTAAAAGCATTAGTCAAATCTTCATCATTCACGAGCTCATCAACTTTGTCACTTATTTTATCAAGCTTTGCAGTGAATGATTGTATGGATGCTGTACTAGCCTTGACATCTTTAAGTACTTCAGGATCGTCGATTGAACCTAAAATATTATTTATGTGTGAAACACTTTTTTTCAGATCTTTGATAATTGGACGAGTCTTTTTTAATTCTAATTTTGACAATTGTATTAATTCATCAAGGTTTGCTTGAGTTGAGTCAAATTGTTCTATAGAAGTCACAACTTTCTCTATGATTTCTTTGTTTTCAGCTTCATTAAGAAACTTATTTATTTCTCCAGTTAGTTTAGAAATATCTTGCAATTCTCTCCCTTCGATGGAATCTCCATCACAAACAATTAACTCTGATGAACAATTGTCTTTTTTTGGCGAAAAACTAAGACTTTTAATTTGCGAACCTTTACTTATTAAGGCTATTTCTGCATCCCCTCCAAGAAGTGAGCTGGTTTGAATCTTTGCAAAAACAGGTTGAAATAAAATCAGATCAGGATTGTTGATAGAAACTTTAGCCATTACATTGTTTTGCCCAAAAGTTATTTTTTTGACAGATCCTACTTGTATACCTCTAAAAGTTACTGGAGTGCCTTGGGATAAACCACTGGCATCATTGAAACTAGCTGTTAAAGACCAGGTCTTTGATGTTAGTTTGATCCCTTTTAGCCAAAGAGTTAGTCCTGAAAAAATGACAACTCCTCCTACAAGGGAAAATCCAACAATGGCATCACGAAAGCTTCGCCGCATGGGAGTTAAATTTCTTTAGGTTTCATTGGCCCTTCAAGGCTACCTGTTCGGAACTGTTTAATGTAAGGGTTTTCACTGGTTTTGAAATCTTCAACGGAACCATCCCACTGAAATCCTCCCCCATATAGCATTAAAACCCTTTCAGCAGACCGTTCAATTGTGCTCATTACATGGCTAACTACTATTGAACATCCTTTGGCTAAAGTGGTTGTTTTGACAATTAGATCTTCAATTCTTGTACTTGCAACAGGATCTAGTCCCGCGGTGGGTTCATCAAAGAGTAATAGAGGCATGGACGAATAAGAGGGGTGGTAAGGATCTTTTATTAATGCACGTGCAAAACTGACTCGTTTTTGCATGCCTCCACTGAGTTGACCTGG
It encodes:
- a CDS encoding MlaD family protein, which translates into the protein MRRSFRDAIVGFSLVGGVVIFSGLTLWLKGIKLTSKTWSLTASFNDASGLSQGTPVTFRGIQVGSVKKITFGQNNVMAKVSINNPDLILFQPVFAKIQTSSLLGGDAEIALISKGSQIKSLSFSPKKDNCSSELIVCDGDSIEGRELQDISKLTGEINKFLNEAENKEIIEKVVTSIEQFDSTQANLDELIQLSKLELKKTRPIIKDLKKSVSHINNILGSIDDPEVLKDVKASTASIQSFTAKLDKISDKVDELVNDEDLTNAFKDAAIGIGKLFNDIYK